The sequence CAGGCGGCACGTTCCGCATGGGCTCGGCAGATTTCTACCGCGAGGAGGCGCCGGTCCACGAAGCGACGGTCGACGGCTTTTGGATGGATCGCACGACCGTGACCAACGCCGACTTCAAGAAGTTCGTCGATGCGACCGGCTATGTCACGCTGGCCGAGCGGCTGCCCAACCCGGCCGACTATCCGGGCGGCCTGCCCGAGCTGCTCGCAAGTCCCGGCTCGGTGGTCTTCGCGCAACCGACCGGCCACGTCGATCGGCGCAACCATTTCAATTGGTGGAGCTACGTGCTCGGCGCGGATTGGCGTCATCCGTATGGGCCGGAGAGCTCGATCGAAGGCCTCGAACAGCATCCCGTCGTGCACGTCGCCCTGGAAGACGTCGAAGCATACACGAAGTGGGCAGGCAAAGAGCTGCCGACAGAAGCCGAGTGGGAATTCGCGGCACGCGGCGGACTAGACGGCAAGATCTTCTGGTGGGGAGACGAATTCGCGCCCGGCGGCAAGCTGATGGCCAACACATGGCAGGGCGATTTCCCGACCGAGAATCTGTTGCTGGATGGCTTCGCACGCACGGCGCCGGTGGCTTCGTTCCCCGCGAACGGATACGGGCTTTACGACATGGGCGGCAACGTGTGGCAGTGGACGCAAGACTGGTTCCAGTCGCACGGCGAGGCCGTTTCGTCTGCGTGCTGCTCCGCATCATTCAAGAATCCGCGCGGTGCCGCGCGCGATCAGAGCATCGATCCGCGCGACCAGCAGATCCGCATACCGCGCAAGGTCCTCAAGGGCGGCTCGTTCCTCTGCGCGCCGAACTACTGCCTGCGCTACCGCCCCGCAGCGCGCATCGCGCAACCCGTCGACACCGGCACGTGCCACGTCGGCTTCCGCTGCATTGTCCGAAATACGTAGGAGCTTCCCTATGTTGAACCTTAGGATGTGCGCATGCAAAGGCTCGATCGCCGCAGCGGTTGCGCTGCTCGTGGCGATCGCTGTTCCGGTGGCGAGCCAGGCCGCGCCCACCCCGTCACCGTCGACGCGGCCTGCGGCGCCGCCCACGGCGCCGCCGATCGATCCGCGAGCGTCGAGTCTCGTGAGGGCCGCGAGCGACTATCTCAACAAGCAGTCGTCGTACGGTTTCCAGGCACAGATCGCCGACGACGACGTCTTTCCGCCGGCGTTCAAGGTCCAGTATCACGCGCTGGCGCAGGTGATGGAGCGCCGGCCGAGCGATCTGGCCTTCATCTTCACCGGCGATCGCCGGCAGGTCAACGTCTATGCAAATGCCACATCGCTGACGCTGTACGATCGAGCGGCGAACGTGTACGGCTCGGTGCCGGCCTCGGCGACGCTCGAAAGCACGCTGCGCCAGACGCTCCAGACCTACGACTTCTCGCTGCCGCTGTCCGACTTCATGTACGCCGATCTGTACGGAACGCTCATGCGCAACGTGAAGACCGGATACTATATCGGCAAGAGCACGGTCGCCGGCGTAACGACGAGCCATCTCGCTTTCAGCCAGACCGATATCGACTGGCAGATCTGGATCCAAGACGGCGATCAGCCGCTGGTGCGCGAGCTGGTCATCAATTACAAGCAACTGCCCGGCGCACCTGAGTATACCGCGATCTTCACCCAGTGGGATTTCAAAGCGTACGACGACAGCGTGTTCGCGTTCACGCCGCCCGCCGGAGCCGGGCAGATCAAGTTCCTCAAACCGCATAACGGCGAGACGACGTTCCCGCCACCCCAGAAGTCCAAGTGAGGAGCGCGAGATGAACACGCGTATCATCAACAGACTTGTCATCGGCCTTGCGGCCATCGCGTTCGTGTGGGTCGGGTGCGGCGGCATCGCTTCGGCCTTCCGCGGCGGCGGCGGTGGCGGCGGTTTCCGCGGCGGCGGTGGCGGTTTCCACAGCGGCGGCTACAGTGATTTCAATCGCGGCGGCTTCGGCGGCGATTTCCGCGGCCAGGGCTCCGTGTCTGGCGCGCGCGATGCGTCATTCGACCGCCCGTCTTCGGGCAGCGCTTCCCACAATGCGCAGAACTGGCAGCAAAGCAAGGCGCCGGACGACGCGGGCAGCCACACCAACGTGAGCAGCAACGAGTCACAGCGCCAGAACGCGGTCAGCACCAACGAGACGAACCGCCAGAGCTCGGCGAGCAACCTGTCCGCGCAGCGCACCAATGAAGCGCAAAGCTTTTACAACAACGACGACTGGCACGGCGGCTATTATGGCGGAGGCTGGGGATGCTGCGGGCCGGACTATTCCGGCTGGGGCTGGGGCGTCGCGGGCTTGGCCACGGGACTGGTGATCGGCTCGGCCGTGACCGCCGCCGAGATGCCCGCGAACTACACGACGGTGTACGTCAACAACACGCCATACGCGTACTATGGCGGCACGTTCTACCAGCAGAGCGGAACCAATTACACGGTCGTCGCGCCGCCGACGGGCGCCACGGTCTCACAATTGCCCCCGCAATACACGACCGTATACGCACAAGGCGACAGCACGCCGTACTACTATTTCAGCGGCTACTACTACACCAAGACGTCCAGCGGCTACCAGATCGTGTCGCCGCCCAAGGGCATCATCGTTCCGTACCTGCCCAAGGGGTATACGCAGACCAGCGACAACGGCGTCGCGCAGTACCATTTCGCCGGTCTGACCTACGTGCCGTACTACCAGGGCGGCGAGGTCGTCTATCAGCTCACCTAAGGTCCGATCTTGAGAGCGCTGTTGATCGTGATGAGCATCGTCGAGGCCGGCGCAGGGCTTGCGCTGGTCGCCGTTCCGTCGCTTATCGCGTCGCTGCTGTTCGGCACGCCGCTCGAGGGAGCGATGCCCGTGGTGGTCGGGCGCCTGGTGGGCGTTGCGCTGCTGTCGCTTGGTGTCATGTGCTGGCTCGCGCGAGATGACGTCGACAGCCGCGCGGCCGCCGGTGTGGTCGGCGGCATGCTCGTGTACAACACCGGAGCGACGGCGCTCTTTCTCTACGGCATGTTCGGTCAAGGATTGATCGGCATGCTCACCTGGATCGCGATCATCGTGCACGGAGCGCTCGCGATCTGGTGCGCGGTCTGCCTGCGCGCTGCTTACTTGCCTGGCGGCGGCGTCGCGAGGTAGTCCGGCGGGCATTCCCCGATGACGTACTTGTGCGACGGGTCCGCGGTGACGCCGACGCAGATCCGGTAACCGGCGAAATTCACCGCGCGCAACACGACGTAGATCGTGCCGTCGGGCTTCTTATACTTCGTGCCGTTGCGCAACACGTACTCGATGTCTTTGGGCTGCGTGCGCTCGTCGTGCACCAGCATCGCCGTGAGCTGCGCCACCGCGCGGTAGAACTCGTCGTTGTCGGTGCGATAGTGGAAGCCGATGACGGGACCTTGGTCCAGGGTGGAGTTGAGCGTCGCGTTAAGCCGGTCGATCGCCGCGCTCGGCGTGCCCGTCGGTCGCGGCTTCGGCGTGGGCGACGCGGTCGGCGTGGGCCGCGGCGTAGGCGGCTGAGTGTGCAGGGGGATCGGCAACGGGATGCCGTGCGAACCAGGCGGACCCGCATTGTTGGAATTGCCGGCCGGACCGGGGCTGGACGCGTTGCCTTGTGGGCCCGCGTGTGCGACCGCCGGACCTGGCGGAGCGGAGGTCGGTTGCGCGCTGGCCGCGGTCGTCGGCGCGCTGCTGGGCGCGCTCGTCGGAGCGCTTGTCGGCGCGCGTGTCGGCGCGGCCGGCGCCGCTGTCGGCGCGGTCGTCGGGGCTGTCGTCGGTGCGGCGGTCGGTGCACGCGTCGGTGCGATCGTCGGCGCCTGCGTGGGCTTCGCGGTCGGCGGCGCGGTCGGCGCCTGGGTCGGTTTGGCTGTCGGCGGCGCGGTCGGCGCTATCGTCGGCTTGGCCGTCGGCGTGATCGTCGGCGTGATGGTCGGCGTGATTGTCGGCGGCACCGTCGGCACTTGCGTCGGCTTGGGCGTCGGCGGCAGCGTCGGCGCGGGCGTCGGTTTTTGCGTCGGCTGCGGAGTCGGCTTCGGCGTGGGCGGCAACGTCGGCTGCGGCGTCTGCACCGCGACCTGCGTCGGCGACGGCTCGGGCGACGGAGACGGCGATGCCTTGGGCTGGATCGTCGGATGCGGATGCGGTCTGGGGTGCGGCACCGGCGTGGGCTGCGGCGTCGCGCCGTGCTTGGCGGCGAGCTCGACCGGGACGGGGACCGTGACCGCGCGATGGACGACGACCGGATGCGGGCGCGGAGTCGGACGCGGCTTGGGTGGTTTCGCGGGGGGCTGCGGCTGCCGGATGAGAGTCTGGACGATGACGTTCTGACTGTTCTGCACCGCCTCGCTCTGCAGGCCCGACTCGATATACGCGGCTGCGAGCAACAGTAGGAGCAGGACGAATAGTAAGTGGACGACCACCGAGGATGCAAAACCGAGCGACAAATTCCAACGGTTCTCCCGCCGGACTCGCTCGACCGGTGTTAGTTCGCTCGGTGGCGGCAGCATGCGGTCCCCCAAAGACGTCGACGTTGCCGTACGGCTGAATGATGCCTGCCTAAGACCCGCACGGGAGGATTCCCTTTCCGGTCAGGATTTCAGGTAGGTTTTGCCCGTGCTGTCGACGAGCTCGCCCGCGGTCGTCCATACCTCGTTGCCGCGCAGGTCTCCATCCTGCACCATGACCCGGACTTGGACGTCCTCGCGTCCGCCGTATTCGTATGGCTTGACTTCCTCGACCACGGCGCGCGTACCATTGGACAACACGAGCGTGTGCTGCCCGATGGCTGTGAGCGCCGCCTGGCTCTTCGCGTAGACCGACGGGTTGCGGGCCGCTTCGATCGTGAAACGCAAGTACGTCTGCAACCAATATTCGTTGTAGAAACCCCAGCCGAACTGCTCGTCGCCCACGGCGCCGCTGAAGCGCACCGAGTCGCCCTTTTGCGGCGTGCGAGCGTAGGGATTCGCGTCCGCGCTCGCGGCGAACGGCATCAGGCAGACGAATGCGGCGATCGCGAGCGCGATCGCGCGGCTAGAGCGTGCCATATGGATTCGGCTCCGGCGATGGCGATTGCGGCGCAGGGCTCGGCGTGGGCGTGGCCTGCAGCTGCTGTTGCTGTTGCACGGGTTGCACGTTTTGGTTCGGCGCCTCGCCGCACAGCGTCGTGAGCGCTTGACGCGCTTCGGGCAGCGACGGCTGCGTCATCAGGCGCGAGTAGATCGCGGACCACGCGACGCCGTTGATGATCGTCGACATGCTTTCGAAGAGGACCTCGTGTCCGTCGATCAGACCGGCGTACGAAAGGTAGTGCGCGGAACGTCCGCACGTCGTGGTCGCCTGGTCGGCTCCGAGCCGGAATCCGGCGAGACTCTGCTGCAGCTGCGCGATGTCGTGCTGGCCGTATGCCGCCGTCGAGAGCGACGTCTTCTCGACGCTGACGACGATGTTCTGACGAAACGCCGTATCGCCGGGATGCACCCACACGCCGAGTATGCCCTTCGGGGGCGCTATGGGCGTCCATCCGGCCGGCGGCATGAACGGGGCTTGACTGCCGCGCACTTGGGCCGCGACGACGGTCAGCGCCACCGCTGCGACGAGCGCGGCTGCGATCTGCCGGCGCGCAATGAAGGCCGTCGCAAGAGCGTGAATCCACGTGGAGCGCATGGATTATATATCGGTTCTTGGGGCGTCCGACGTTACGGGGGCCGTCCGTCAGATGCGGGCCATCGTGGCCGGCCTGATCGCGTGGGCCGCGTCGGTCGCATGGCTTGCCTCATGCACCCCGGCAGCGGCCGCGGGCCCACCGCCGCCGGATGTGGCGCTCTCGTTGCGCGACGGCCGGTTCTTACATCTGGCGCCGCTGCCGTTCGGCACGCTGGCTGCGACGCCGGTCGGGGCAGCGCAATTCGACGGCAGCGGCACGCGCGCCGTGCTGTTAGCCGAATTTCCGGGCGCAGGTGTGCACGGCGATTGGCGCAGCGCGAATCCGACGTTCGCCTATCTGCTCGACGCGCAACGCCGCACGTTGACCCAGCTCTCGAGCGACGGGCACGCCGGCGCCGTCGCGTGGACCGGGATCACAGACGTGACGATCCGCGAGGGGTCGCGCGAGCCGTACGATCTGTCGGTGGCGGGAGCGGCGGGTGGCGCGTTGCCGCCGGGCCGGCTGCGCGCCTCTGACGTGCCGGCGAACGCGGCGTTCGTGTCGTCGAAGTCCACCGACCGGCTTGCGGTCTATAAGACGTCCGATGGATCCTACATCGTGGTGCAGATCGGCGCGCGGCGCTTTCGCATCGGCGGCGTCGCGCACAACGGCGCGTACGCGATCATCGGCGGGTATCTCGCGTGGATCGATGGACAGCGTCACATCGCTCGACAGATCGCTCGCTTCGGCCCGGACCTAGCCGAACCGCTCTCGTTTTCCGGTTCGCCGTACGGCGATGCGTTGGCGCCGATCCTGCCGCTCGGCAGCCCCGTGTATCAGACGGCGTACCGCAACGGCGTGGCCTACTTCTCATTCTCGTACGGCGTGCAGCGCATCGTCGCCGCCAGCAACGATCTGGTGAACTTCTGGTTTCCGGCGTTGCCGCACGATCCGCTGTTCACCGTCGGCGACGGACTCGGAGCGGCACCTGACGGGTCGCTCTATTTCATACGGCCCGAAGAGGACGTCATGCTGTTCACCCGCGGTGGACGGTACGTGCGCGCTGCCATGAGCGGTCTTGACTCCGTGCGCAACCCAAGCGAGCTCGACCGTGGCTTCCCGGCCATCGATCCGTCCGTTAGCGCGTTGGATGCTGCGCTGCTCGAGTGGCGCTTCTATCCGGTCGGTGACGTCAGCGGACAGCGCTGGATCGGGTCACACCTGGGCCGGGTGCTCATCGGCGATCGCGCCGGCCGTTTCATGCGTGTGAATGCGCCGGCGTTTCCGTTCGCGGTGTTGGGACGAACCGATGATGGC is a genomic window of Candidatus Eremiobacteraceae bacterium containing:
- a CDS encoding formylglycine-generating enzyme family protein, with amino-acid sequence MKTTPGPATNAQDPPFPNMVWIPGGTFRMGSADFYREEAPVHEATVDGFWMDRTTVTNADFKKFVDATGYVTLAERLPNPADYPGGLPELLASPGSVVFAQPTGHVDRRNHFNWWSYVLGADWRHPYGPESSIEGLEQHPVVHVALEDVEAYTKWAGKELPTEAEWEFAARGGLDGKIFWWGDEFAPGGKLMANTWQGDFPTENLLLDGFARTAPVASFPANGYGLYDMGGNVWQWTQDWFQSHGEAVSSACCSASFKNPRGAARDQSIDPRDQQIRIPRKVLKGGSFLCAPNYCLRYRPAARIAQPVDTGTCHVGFRCIVRNT
- a CDS encoding DUF6515 family protein — encoded protein: MNTRIINRLVIGLAAIAFVWVGCGGIASAFRGGGGGGGFRGGGGGFHSGGYSDFNRGGFGGDFRGQGSVSGARDASFDRPSSGSASHNAQNWQQSKAPDDAGSHTNVSSNESQRQNAVSTNETNRQSSASNLSAQRTNEAQSFYNNDDWHGGYYGGGWGCCGPDYSGWGWGVAGLATGLVIGSAVTAAEMPANYTTVYVNNTPYAYYGGTFYQQSGTNYTVVAPPTGATVSQLPPQYTTVYAQGDSTPYYYFSGYYYTKTSSGYQIVSPPKGIIVPYLPKGYTQTSDNGVAQYHFAGLTYVPYYQGGEVVYQLT
- a CDS encoding DUF2092 domain-containing protein, with amino-acid sequence MLNLRMCACKGSIAAAVALLVAIAVPVASQAAPTPSPSTRPAAPPTAPPIDPRASSLVRAASDYLNKQSSYGFQAQIADDDVFPPAFKVQYHALAQVMERRPSDLAFIFTGDRRQVNVYANATSLTLYDRAANVYGSVPASATLESTLRQTLQTYDFSLPLSDFMYADLYGTLMRNVKTGYYIGKSTVAGVTTSHLAFSQTDIDWQIWIQDGDQPLVRELVINYKQLPGAPEYTAIFTQWDFKAYDDSVFAFTPPAGAGQIKFLKPHNGETTFPPPQKSK